In the genome of Acidobacteriota bacterium, the window CGCGCGGGGAGGCCCCCCAAGAGCGGAGCTCTCTGAAGAGCTCCGCGTAGATGGATGATGCCTGGAAGGCGAAGTCGCCCTCCGCTGCCGTGGGCGCGGCGCCGAGGTGGATTTCGGTCGACGTGCGCGTCTCGATCCGCGAGACCGTGATGGTCGTGGCCGCGCCGCCTCCGCGCCCGCGATCGGCGGCCGCGATCCCAAAGCCCGAGGGTGCGGAGATCATCGGCTCGCTCCTTCGGCCGCGAGGGGGACGAGCGCTCCCGATCGGACGATCGCGAGCGCCGGCTCGAGGTCGCGGCCGCGCCGGGGGTCGAATTGAATGAAGCCGGTGGCCCCCTCGAGGCGCACCGCGGCGAGGGCCGAGGCGAGCGAGGCGGCCGATCCCGGCGCGCCTCGACGCAGGGCCGCCACGATGGCGAGGACGGCGTCGTGCCCGTACGCGGCGAGAGGGGTCGGCTCCGCGCCGTGGCGGGCGCGGTACGCGGCGCGGAATGCCGCGTCGATCGAGGGGTCCGACGCTCGGGGCGCGACGAGAACGATCCCCTCCGCCGATCCGTCCGGAGATGCCAGGAACTCGGGGGTCGCGAGCGCGAGGGTTCCGAAGACAGGGGCCGCGATCCCGCTTGCTCGCAGAGCGGCGGCGACGCGCGCCGCCTCGCGCGGCGACGCAAAGAGGACGAGGGCGCCGGGATCTCCTCGCAGGAGGGACGATCGCATCTCCTCGAAGGGCGCGGGACGCGACGGGCCGAAGACGGCGACGGCGGCCGGCGGTGCGGCGCCGAGGAAGGCGGAGAGCGCCGACCGGGCGTCGGGGGAATCCTCCACCCATGCGGCGGCGCGGGGAATTCTCCTGTTCGTGAAGATCTCCCGGGCGAGCGCCGCCGCCTGTCGCCGATCGTCCGGGACGACGCTGAAGAACCACGGGATGCGGAGGCGGGTGAGGGCCGTCTCGCTCGCCCACGTGGTCACGAAGAGGGACTCGCCCCTCGATCGCGTGACGATCTGCTCGGCGAGATGGGCCGTCCGCGCGTCGAGGGCGCCGATGACGGCGACGGCGTGCTCGTCGTAGATCA includes:
- a CDS encoding ABC transporter substrate-binding protein yields the protein MRGILVPSLAAALALSGTARAADDLRIGLFAPSVAAERSAGGEVRRGSEIAIASANRGGGVAGRSLALVSADSDLPWGKAAPALVRLIYDEHAVAVIGALDARTAHLAEQIVTRSRGESLFVTTWASETALTRLRIPWFFSVVPDDRRQAAALAREIFTNRRIPRAAAWVEDSPDARSALSAFLGAAPPAAVAVFGPSRPAPFEEMRSSLLRGDPGALVLFASPREAARVAAALRASGIAAPVFGTLALATPEFLASPDGSAEGIVLVAPRASDPSIDAAFRAAYRARHGAEPTPLAAYGHDAVLAIVAALRRGAPGSAASLASALAAVRLEGATGFIQFDPRRGRDLEPALAIVRSGALVPLAAEGASR